A genomic region of Fibrobacter sp. contains the following coding sequences:
- the selD gene encoding selenide, water dikinase SelD has product MSFDLLSTVEYGGCSAKISALQLSEALKDIPRIKDKNLLVDIETHDDAGVYRISDDLALIQTTDFFPPVCSDPIDFGRIAAANAMSDVYAMGGSVLTAMNLVMFPSKRIPLSVLKDILKGGQEKISEAGGVIAGGHTIDDFPPKYGLAVTGTIHPERIITNAAARKGDLLILTKPLGTGVIIAGKRVGLVNETHYKAALDSMMLLNKRGAEIMQEFGVRCATDITGFGLLGHALKMADASGVTFLIESEAVPFFEGAYELAEMGCIPGAGFRNQEFIERNTAFARDLDYNRRMLLLDAQTSGGLFMSVPEFYAGNVLKALRESDYPESEIIGRVVERASSLLEVF; this is encoded by the coding sequence ATGAGCTTTGATCTGCTATCAACAGTTGAATACGGGGGATGTTCAGCAAAAATCTCCGCCCTCCAGCTCTCAGAAGCCTTGAAAGATATCCCGCGTATAAAAGACAAGAATTTGCTGGTGGATATAGAGACTCATGATGATGCAGGCGTGTACCGTATCAGTGACGACCTGGCGCTGATTCAGACTACCGATTTTTTCCCTCCGGTCTGCAGCGATCCGATCGATTTTGGAAGAATCGCTGCTGCAAACGCAATGAGTGATGTCTACGCCATGGGTGGCAGCGTTTTGACTGCAATGAATCTGGTGATGTTTCCCTCAAAACGCATTCCCCTTTCAGTGCTGAAGGACATACTTAAAGGCGGTCAGGAAAAGATAAGTGAGGCCGGAGGAGTAATTGCAGGCGGACATACAATAGATGACTTTCCTCCAAAGTATGGCCTGGCTGTTACAGGCACAATTCATCCTGAGAGGATTATCACCAATGCCGCAGCACGGAAAGGTGACCTGCTCATTCTGACAAAGCCTCTAGGTACCGGAGTCATAATAGCAGGAAAGAGAGTTGGTCTGGTAAATGAGACTCATTATAAGGCAGCGCTGGATTCGATGATGCTTCTTAACAAAAGAGGTGCGGAAATAATGCAGGAGTTTGGAGTACGGTGTGCAACAGATATTACCGGTTTCGGGCTCCTTGGTCATGCTTTGAAGATGGCTGATGCAAGCGGGGTTACCTTCCTTATTGAGAGTGAGGCTGTTCCTTTTTTTGAGGGAGCATACGAGCTTGCCGAGATGGGATGCATTCCCGGAGCCGGATTCAGAAATCAGGAATTTATAGAAAGGAACACAGCGTTTGCACGTGACCTTGATTACAACCGCAGAATGCTTCTTCTTGATGCACAGACGTCGGGAGGGCTTTTCATGTCTGTTCCGGAGTTTTACGCCGGTAATGTACTGAAAGCACTGCGGGAATCGGACTATCCAGAATCTGAGATCATAGGAAGGGTTGTTGAGAGAGCATCGAGTCTCCTTGAGGTTTTCTGA
- the smpB gene encoding SsrA-binding protein SmpB encodes MKTVAQNRKAFHDYEVLEKVEAGIVLSGSEVKSIRAGKVNLAESYAQCIHGEIFIVSLHISPYDKIGAYSADPYRKRKLLLRKRQIAHLCNEVERKQLTLIPLSMYFQKEWVKIELGLCRGRKKYDKRQRIAEEESKRRIAQIMRKR; translated from the coding sequence ATGAAAACCGTGGCGCAGAATCGCAAAGCTTTTCATGATTACGAAGTTTTGGAAAAGGTGGAGGCCGGAATAGTCCTGAGCGGATCTGAGGTAAAATCGATCAGGGCCGGTAAAGTCAATCTGGCGGAGAGCTATGCTCAGTGTATACATGGGGAGATCTTCATTGTAAGTCTTCACATCAGCCCCTATGATAAAATCGGCGCCTATTCAGCCGATCCTTACAGGAAAAGAAAACTTCTTCTCCGAAAACGCCAGATTGCGCATCTTTGCAATGAAGTCGAACGCAAGCAACTCACTCTTATTCCCCTTTCCATGTATTTCCAGAAAGAATGGGTAAAGATAGAACTGGGACTTTGCAGAGGCAGAAAAAAATACGATAAGCGCCAAAGAATTGCTGAGGAAGAATCGAAGCGCAGAATCGCCCAGATTATGAGAAAGCGTTAG